A part of Gossypium hirsutum isolate 1008001.06 chromosome A07, Gossypium_hirsutum_v2.1, whole genome shotgun sequence genomic DNA contains:
- the LOC107930782 gene encoding probable RNA methyltransferase At5g51130, translating to MAERNEKKPKRIENTQKQQNKKQDGEVKKEENDGNSEEMAKSGQETQAKSNPNKKFKKVFPYGNYKSYYGYRIGKGPEREEDPRIRVLKMEWFEGKDCLDIGCNSGVVTIQIAKKYNCKSILGLDIDSALIEEAFWYLRKFVKMEFAEKKNTNNTNVKAVQDVNESEQCTTKSSNEGADNGSSHQSSCERNLSDIVSFRQENFVRSRPHDKQYDTILCLSVTKWIHLNWGDDGLITAFAKIWRLLRPGGVFVLEPQPWSSYERNRTVSETTRSNFRDIKYRPDFFREMLLDKIGFRRVEVVTSDLSGTRTGFNRPIFAYYK from the exons ATGGCGGAAAGAAACGAAAAGAAACCCAAAAGAATTGAAAACACCCAGAAGCAGCAGAATAAAAAACAAGATGGTGaggttaagaaagaagaaaatgacGGAAACAGTGAAGAAATGGCCAAAAGCGGTCAAGAAACCCAAGCAAAGAGTAACCCAAATAAGAAATTCAAGAAGGTTTTCCCTTACGGAAATTACAAGAGCTATTATGGCTACAGA ATTGGAAAGGGTCCTGAAAGGGAAGAAGATCCTCGCATTAGGGTGTTGAAGATGGAGTGGTTTGAAGGGAAAGATTGCTTGGATATTGGGTGTAACAGTGGCGTTGTTACAATCCAAATTG CGAAGAAGTACAATTGCAAGAGCATCCTAGGACTTGACATTGATTCTG CTTTAATTGAAGAAGCATTTTGGTACCTTAGGAAATTTGTGAAAATGGAGTTTGCTGAGAAGAAAAATACAAACAATACCAATGTAAAGGCTGTACAAGATGTAAATGAGTCAGAGCAGTGTACTACTAAGTCTTCAAACGAAGGTGCTGACAATGGTTCAAGCCATCAGTCTTCTTGTGAAAGAAATCTATCTGATATAGTCTCTTTTCGACAAGAAAATTTCGTGAGGAGTCGTCCGCATGATAAGCAGTACGATACAATTCTTTG TTTGAGTGTGACAAAGTGGATTCACCTGAACTGGGGTGATGATGGCTTGATTACTGCGTTCGCAAAGATTTGGAGACTTTTACGTCCG GGTGGCGTTTTTGTATTGGAACCTCAACCTTGGTCATCATATGAAAGGAACCGCACAGTCTCTGAG ACAACAAGAAGTAATTTTCGAGATATCAAGTACCGACCTGATTTTTTTAGGGAAATGCTTCTAGACAAG ATCGGATTCAGAAGGGTTGAAGTTGTAACTTCAGATCTGTCGGGAACTAGAACCGGTTTCAATAGACCGATCTTTGCATACTACAAATGA